Proteins encoded together in one Epinephelus lanceolatus isolate andai-2023 chromosome 4, ASM4190304v1, whole genome shotgun sequence window:
- the chrd gene encoding chordin: MLVPRALRSLLCVLSCAWLHTGAASRLKSPSLPIQSEREPVPSKAVSGCSFGGRSYSLEDTWHPDLGEPFGVMHCVQCHCETQKSRRGKVFGKVNCKNIKQDCPDPDCDDPILLPGHCCKTCPKGDDDKKQTDSVLDSFEYFHEKGKDKESDLHKSYNDRSYLSSEELGAGESRTDFVAVLTGVTESWLPSSNGVARARFSLTRTSLAFSITYQRMDRPSKIAFLDSDGTTAFEYRVPKGQSDMICGVWKNLAKPIMRQLQSEQIRVKMTTLTGTREEVEGKIIKHRALFAETFSSTLTSEEENSGMGGIAMLTLSDTENNLHFILVLQGLIKHKDKEPVVVPIKVQLMYRQHILREIRANITSHDPDFAEVLTDLNSRELFWLSRGQLEIAAATEGQDPRQISGFITGRKSCDTIQSVMSSGDALTPGKTGGVGSAIFNLHDNGTLDYQVQVAGLTSDFVGLTIELKPRRRNKRSVLYDLTPEYNKATGQAQGSWSRLEARHIHMLLQNELFINVATTHNQEGELRGQIKALLYSGLEAPRHELPVPLAGHFVSPPVRTGASGHAWVSVDKECHLHYEIIVAGLSKADDLTVNAHLHGLAEIGELDDSSTTHKRLLTGFYGSQAQGVLKDIGVELLQHLDQGTAFIQVSTKTNPRGEIRGRVHVPNNCELGTRADVEEAEFDDLFVKDPEELKKDPHTCFFENQHQAHGSRWTPNYDKCVSCSCQKRTVICDPVICPVLTCTRTIQPQDKCCPICDERKEPKDMKVPERVDEHPEGCYFEGDQKMHAPGTTWHPFVPPFGYIKCAVCTCKGSSGEVHCEKVTCPVLTCSHPVRRNPSDCCKECPEEEKTAAGLEHSDMMQADGPRHCKFGKNYYQNSDNWHPWVPPVGEMKCINCWCDHGVTKCQRKQCPVLTCTNITRKEGACCPECLDSKEEDNVTKAPDKRRTQRQ; encoded by the exons ATGCTGGTTCCCCGCGCGCTCCGCTCCTTGCTGTGCGTACTGAGCTGCGCGTGGCTGCACACCGGAGCGGCCTCGCGGCTCAAGTCTCCCTCTCTGCCCatccagtcagagagagagccGGTGCCATCCAAAGCCGTGTCAG GATGCTCATTCGGAGGTCGGTCTTACTCCCTGGAGGACACATGGCACCCAGACCTGGGGGAGCCCTTCGGTGTCATGCACTGCGTCCAGTGCCACTGTGAAACT CAAAAGAGTCGTCGTGGCAAGGTGTTTGGGAAAGTAAACTGCAAGAACATCAAACAGGACTGTCCAGACCCAGACTGTGACGATCCCATCCTGCTGCCAGGCCACTGCTGCAAGACCTGTCCTAAAG GTGACGATGACAAGAAACAGACTGACTCTGTGCTGGACAGCTTTGAGTATTTCCATGAGAAGGGAAAAGATAAGGAGAGTGACCTCCATAAATCATACAACGACCGATCCTACCTGAGCTCTGAGGAGCTGGGCGCAGGGGAGAGCCGCACTG ACTTTGTTGCAGTATTGACAGGAGTGACAGAATCATGGCTGCCCAGCTCCAACGGTGTTGCCAGAGCTCGCTTCTCTCTGACCAGAACTAGCCTGGCCTTCTCCATCACATACCAGAG AATGGACCGCCCCAGTAAAATAGCCTTCCTGGATTCAGATGGGACGACTGCGTTTGAGTACAGAGTCCCCAAGGGACAGTCAGATATG atcTGTGGAGTGTGGAAGAACCTGGCGAAGCCCATAATGCGACAGCTGCAGTCTGAGCAGATACGCGTCAAGATGACCACATTGACGGGGACACGAGAAGAAGTGGAGGGGAAGATCATCAAACACAGGGCACTGTTTGCTG AGACTTTCAGCTCGACGCTGACATCAGAGGAGGAGAATTCAGGCATGGGAGGCATCGCCATGTTGACGCTGAGTGACACAGAGAACAACCTCCACTTCATCCTCGTCCTTCAAGGCCTtatcaaacacaaagacaaag aGCCCGTCGTGGTGCCCATCAAAGTCCAGCTTATGTACCGCCAACACATCCTGAGGGAGATCCGAGCCAACATCACCTCTCAC GACCCGGACTTCGCGGAGGTGCTGACGGACTTAAACAGCCGGGAACTCTTCTGGTTATCACGTGGTCAGCTGGAGATCGCCGCGGCAACCGAGGGTCAGGATCCCAGACAGATCTCTGGCTTCATCACCGGCAGGAAATCATGTGACA CTATTCAGAGTGTGATGTCCAGCGGTGATGCACTGACCCCGGGGAAGACAGGAGGCGTGGGATCCGCCATCTTCAACCTCCATGATAACGGCACACTCGACTACCAG GTCCAGGTCGCAGGTCTCACCAGTGACTTTGTCGGCCTCACTATCGAGTTGAAGCCGCGGCGGCGGAACAAGCGCTCCGTGCTTTACGACCTGACGCCAGAGTACAACAAGGCCACGGGTCAGGCGCAGGGCAGCTGGAGTCGTCTGGAGGCTCGACACATCCACATGCTGCTGCAGAACGAGCTGTTCATCAACGTGGCCACGACTCACAACCAGGAGGGGGAGCTGAGGGGGCAGATCAAGGCCCTGCTCTACAGCGGCCTGGAGGCACCCAGGCATG AGTTGCCCGTCCCTCTGGCCGGCCACTTTGTGTCTCCCCCTGTAAGAACCGGCGCCTCTGGCCACGCCTGGGTGTCAGTGGACAAAGAGTGTCACCTGCATTATGAGATCATCGTTGCGGGCCTCAGCAAGGCCGACGACCTCACCGTGAACGCCCACCTCCACGGCCTGGCTGAGATCGGAGAATTAGACGACAGCAGCACAACTCACAAGAGGCTGCTGACCGGCTTCTACGGCTCACAG GCTCAGGGAGTGTTGAAGGACATCGGTGTTGAGTTACTGCAACACCTGGACCAGGGAACAGCCTTCATCCAGGTCAGCACCAAGACCAACCCCCGAGGAGAAATACGAGGACGG GTCCACGTGCCCAACAACTGTGAGCTGGGGACCAGGGCAGACGTGGAGGAGGCTGAGTTTGACGACCTCTTTGTGAAGGACCCCGAGGAGCTGAAGAAAGACCCCCATACCTGCTTCTTCGAGAACCAGCACCAGGCTCACGGCTCCCGCTGGACTCCCAACTACGACAAGTGtgtctcctgcagctgccag AAGCGAACTGTGATCTGTGATCCGGTCATCTGTCCGGTGTTGACCTGCACCCGCACCATTCAGCCTCAGGACAAATGCTGCCCGATCTGTGATG AGAGGAAGGAGCCCAAGGATATGAAAGTTCCAGAGAGGGTGGACGAACATCCTGAGG GTTGCTACTTTGAAGGAGACCAGAAGATGCACGCCCCAGGAACCACGTGGCATCCCTTTGTGCCTCCCTTTGGCTACATTAAATGTGCCGTCTGCACTTGCAAG GGATCTTCAGGGGAGGTGCACTGTGAGaaggtgacatgtccggtgttGACCTGCAGTCATCCCGTAAGACGTAATCCCTCCGACTGCTGTAAGGAGTGTCCGGAGGAGGAGAAGACGGCTGCAGGCCTGGAGCACAGCGACATGATGCAAGCAGATGGCCCGAGGCACTGCAAATTTGGCAAGAACTATTACCAGAACAGTGACAACTGGCATCCCTGGGTGCCGCCGGTGGGGGAGATGAAGTGCATTAACTGCTGGTGTGAT CATGGTGTGACGAAGTGTCAGAGGAAGCAGTGTCCAGTACTGACCTGCACCAACATCACCCGCAAAGAGGGCGCGTGCTGTCCTGAATGCCTTG ATTCCAAAGAGGAAGACAATGTGACGAAAGCTCCAGACAAAAGGCGAACCCAGAGACAATGA